The following proteins are encoded in a genomic region of Candidatus Methylospira mobilis:
- a CDS encoding radical SAM protein → MSALTIDNHDRDRAGLTYVYPVLSRRSGGLSVGINLNPNNACNWRCIYCQVPGLTRGSAPVTDIPLLERELKTFLTSVIDGDFYEKFQVPEAQRSIRDIAISGNGEPTSSPVFDQVITAIGRVCMALQPGADVARVLITNGSLISRAAVRLGLAEWGKQGGEIWFKIDSATQSGVRAINDVTLSTNTILGNLAIAADCCSVWIQTCLFNRSDEKIDRNREKQAYVELLQSALDKGVKLQGVLLYGPARPAMQPECAIITPLASDAILAFAEAVREGTGLTVKITP, encoded by the coding sequence ATGAGCGCGCTGACAATAGACAATCACGACCGCGACCGCGCCGGCCTGACCTATGTATACCCCGTGTTGTCCCGGCGTAGCGGGGGGCTTTCCGTCGGCATCAATCTGAATCCAAACAATGCCTGTAACTGGCGCTGCATTTATTGCCAGGTACCCGGCCTGACGCGCGGCAGCGCGCCGGTTACCGATATTCCGCTACTGGAACGTGAGCTGAAAACATTTTTAACATCGGTTATTGATGGCGATTTCTACGAGAAGTTCCAGGTTCCCGAAGCCCAGCGCAGCATCCGCGATATCGCAATCTCCGGCAACGGCGAGCCCACCAGCTCGCCGGTTTTCGATCAGGTGATAACGGCGATAGGCCGTGTATGCATGGCGTTGCAGCCCGGAGCTGACGTTGCGCGGGTACTGATCACCAACGGTAGCCTGATCAGCCGGGCAGCGGTGCGACTCGGTCTGGCCGAATGGGGAAAACAGGGAGGTGAAATCTGGTTCAAGATCGACAGCGCGACGCAATCCGGCGTGCGCGCCATTAACGATGTAACCCTTTCGACGAACACGATACTCGGTAATCTGGCGATAGCCGCTGATTGTTGCTCTGTGTGGATACAAACCTGCTTATTCAACCGAAGCGATGAGAAAATAGATCGCAACCGAGAAAAGCAAGCTTATGTCGAATTATTGCAATCGGCGCTTGATAAAGGTGTCAAGCTGCAAGGCGTATTACTGTACGGGCCCGCCAGACCGGCAATGCAGCCTGAATGCGCAATCATAACGCCTCTGGCTTCAGATGCGATACTGGCATTTGCAGAGGCAG
- the dxs gene encoding 1-deoxy-D-xylulose-5-phosphate synthase — protein sequence MTEPTLPLLHGIDSPAALRQLNQNQLPQLAQELREFLLDSVSQSGGHLSAGLGTVELTIALHYVFDTPEDRLVWDVGHQAYPHKILTGRRDRMMTIRKKGGVSAFPSRDESVYDTFGVGHSSTSIGAALGMAIASALDKSKRHAVAIIGDGGMTGGMAFEAMNHAGALDANLLVVLNDNEMSISPNVGALSNYLARVLSSKFYSSMREGSKHILSRSMPGVWELARRAEEHVKGMVAPGTLFEELGFNYIGPIDGHDLDLLIDTLRNLRELPPGPRFLHVVTKKGKGYLPAEQDPVAYHGVGTFDLSKDHLPKAKPSSPTYTEVFGQWLCDMAVLDDKLLGITPAMREGSGLYNFSQQFPERYFDVGIAEQHAVTLAAGQACEGFHPVVAIYSTFLQRGYDQLIHDVVLQNLSVLFALDRAGLVGPDGPTHAGSFDYSYLRCLPNMVIMAPADENECRQMLYTGFKYQGPASVRYPRGKGPGAEINEQMSEIEIGKAEIKRRGSRIALLAFGSMVAPALHIGEKLDATVVNMRFVKPLDETLVLELARSHDAIVTVEENVIPGGAGAAVNELLIARRIMLPLLNLGLPDFFVEQGSREECLAVCGLDHDGLLKSVTQFLATLPG from the coding sequence ATGACTGAACCAACCCTGCCGCTGTTGCATGGAATCGACAGCCCTGCCGCACTTCGCCAGCTCAACCAGAACCAGCTTCCCCAACTCGCCCAGGAATTGAGAGAGTTTCTTCTGGACAGCGTTAGCCAGTCCGGGGGACATCTGTCCGCCGGTTTGGGTACCGTCGAACTGACTATCGCTCTACATTACGTGTTCGATACACCCGAAGACCGGCTGGTCTGGGATGTGGGGCATCAGGCCTATCCGCACAAGATACTCACCGGTCGCCGCGACCGCATGATGACGATACGCAAAAAGGGCGGCGTTTCCGCTTTTCCTTCCAGAGATGAAAGCGTTTACGATACTTTTGGCGTGGGACATTCCAGTACTTCCATCGGCGCCGCACTGGGCATGGCCATCGCCTCGGCTCTGGATAAGAGCAAGCGGCATGCGGTCGCCATCATCGGCGACGGAGGAATGACCGGCGGCATGGCGTTCGAGGCGATGAATCATGCAGGCGCGCTGGACGCCAATCTGCTGGTGGTGCTTAATGACAATGAAATGTCCATTTCTCCTAATGTCGGCGCACTAAGCAACTACCTGGCCAGAGTGCTGTCCAGCAAATTTTACTCAAGCATGCGCGAAGGCAGCAAGCACATCCTGTCGCGTAGCATGCCGGGCGTTTGGGAGCTGGCGCGCCGCGCGGAAGAGCATGTCAAAGGCATGGTGGCCCCGGGAACCCTGTTCGAGGAATTGGGCTTCAACTATATCGGCCCGATAGACGGTCACGACCTGGACTTACTGATCGATACCTTGCGCAACCTGCGCGAACTGCCGCCCGGCCCGCGCTTTCTGCATGTCGTTACCAAGAAAGGCAAGGGCTATCTGCCGGCGGAACAGGACCCGGTCGCCTATCACGGCGTCGGCACCTTCGACCTGAGCAAGGATCATTTGCCCAAGGCCAAGCCCAGTTCCCCGACCTATACGGAAGTGTTCGGTCAATGGCTGTGCGACATGGCGGTGCTGGACGACAAGCTGCTGGGCATTACACCCGCCATGCGCGAAGGATCCGGACTCTATAATTTCTCGCAACAATTTCCGGAGCGCTACTTTGACGTCGGCATTGCCGAACAGCATGCGGTTACGCTGGCGGCGGGACAGGCCTGCGAAGGCTTCCACCCTGTGGTTGCGATCTACTCGACCTTCCTGCAACGCGGCTACGATCAATTAATACACGATGTGGTGCTGCAGAACCTTTCAGTACTGTTTGCGCTGGACCGCGCCGGCCTGGTGGGCCCAGACGGTCCCACGCATGCAGGCAGCTTCGATTACAGTTACCTGCGTTGCCTGCCCAACATGGTTATCATGGCGCCTGCGGACGAAAACGAATGCCGCCAGATGCTTTACACCGGCTTCAAATATCAGGGACCGGCTTCCGTGCGTTACCCGCGCGGTAAAGGACCTGGCGCTGAAATCAATGAACAGATGAGCGAGATCGAGATTGGCAAAGCCGAGATCAAGCGCCGAGGCAGCCGCATTGCCCTGCTGGCTTTCGGCAGCATGGTTGCTCCGGCGCTGCACATCGGCGAAAAGCTGGACGCGACCGTCGTTAACATGCGCTTTGTCAAACCGCTGGATGAGACGCTGGTGCTGGAACTGGCGCGCAGCCACGACGCCATTGTTACGGTCGAAGAAAATGTGATTCCCGGCGGCGCGGGAGCCGCAGTCAATGAGTTGCTGATTGCGCGCCGCATCATGCTGCCGTTGTTAAATCTGGGATTGCCCGATTTTTTTGTCGAGCAGGGCAGTCGCGAAGAATGTCTGGCAGTATGCGGACTCGATCACGACGGCCTACTGAAATCAGTAACTCAGTTTCTGGCGACACTGCCCGGATAG
- the rimO gene encoding 30S ribosomal protein S12 methylthiotransferase RimO: protein MHKSKSIGIVSLGCPKALVDSERIMTQLRSEGYDLVPSYKNADLVIVNTCGFIDSAVEESLDAIGEALAENGKVIVTGCLGAREDEILARHPQVLQITGAHAYEAVVESVHRHLPPPHDPFTDLVPPQGIKLTPRHYAYLKIAEGCSHRCSFCIIPSLRGDLVSRPVGEVMNEAERLVESGVRELLVVSQDTSAYGVDLKYRTGFWDGRPLKTRFYELAEALGDLGIWIRLHYIYPYPHVDEVIPLMAEGKILPYLDVPFQHADPHILGLMKRPASTENTLERIRVWRSICPDLTLRSTFIVGFPGETEASFESLLAFLEEAQLDRVGCFAYSPVKGAAANNLPGAVPEEIKEERLARFMEKQAAISAQRLQSRIGAREYVLIDEVVDEGAVGRSRADAPEIDGLVFIDDATHLQTGDWVEVEIEEADEHDMWAHLI from the coding sequence ATGCACAAATCTAAAAGTATCGGCATCGTATCCCTGGGTTGTCCGAAAGCGCTGGTGGACAGCGAGCGCATCATGACGCAACTGCGTTCGGAAGGCTACGATCTGGTGCCGAGCTATAAAAACGCCGATCTGGTGATCGTAAATACCTGCGGTTTCATCGATTCCGCCGTCGAGGAGTCACTGGATGCGATAGGCGAAGCGCTGGCGGAAAATGGCAAGGTCATCGTGACCGGTTGTCTGGGCGCGCGTGAAGACGAAATCCTTGCTCGTCACCCCCAGGTACTGCAAATTACCGGCGCGCATGCCTACGAGGCTGTGGTTGAAAGCGTACACCGGCATCTGCCGCCGCCACACGATCCCTTTACCGATCTGGTGCCGCCGCAGGGCATCAAGCTGACCCCGCGCCATTATGCCTATCTGAAAATCGCGGAAGGCTGCAGTCACCGCTGTTCCTTTTGCATTATTCCTTCCTTGCGCGGCGATCTGGTCAGCCGCCCGGTAGGCGAGGTCATGAACGAGGCGGAGCGGCTGGTCGAATCCGGGGTACGCGAGCTATTGGTAGTATCGCAGGATACCAGCGCTTATGGCGTCGACCTGAAATACCGTACCGGCTTTTGGGACGGACGCCCGCTCAAAACCCGCTTTTACGAACTGGCCGAAGCGCTGGGCGATCTCGGTATCTGGATCCGGTTGCATTACATCTATCCTTACCCGCATGTTGACGAAGTTATTCCGTTAATGGCCGAAGGCAAAATCCTGCCCTATCTGGATGTGCCGTTTCAGCATGCCGACCCGCACATTCTGGGGTTGATGAAACGTCCGGCCTCGACCGAAAACACCCTGGAGCGGATACGTGTCTGGCGCAGTATCTGTCCTGATCTGACGCTGCGCAGCACCTTTATTGTCGGTTTTCCGGGTGAAACCGAGGCAAGTTTCGAGAGCCTGCTGGCGTTTCTGGAAGAAGCGCAGCTGGATCGCGTCGGCTGTTTCGCCTATTCGCCGGTCAAAGGCGCTGCCGCAAACAACCTGCCGGGCGCGGTGCCGGAGGAAATCAAGGAAGAAAGGCTGGCCCGCTTCATGGAAAAACAGGCCGCCATCAGCGCGCAACGCCTGCAGTCGCGTATCGGCGCGCGAGAATATGTGCTGATCGACGAAGTGGTCGATGAGGGCGCGGTAGGGCGCAGCCGCGCCGATGCGCCGGAAATCGATGGGCTGGTATTTATCGATGACGCCACTCATCTGCAGACGGGCGATTGGGTCGAAGTAGAGATAGAAGAAGCCGACGAACACGACATGTGGGCGCACCTGATTTAG
- the rfbG gene encoding CDP-glucose 4,6-dehydratase: MIINGEFWSGKRVFITGHTGFKGGWLSLLLQKLGADVTGYALQPPSTPNLFETARVADGMQSIIDDIRNGERLAAAMRQAVPDIVIHMAAQPLVRYSYANPVETYSTNVMGTVHLFEAVRQTPSVRAVVNVTSDKCYENREWAWGYREDEAMGGHDPYSSSKGCAELVTAAYRNSFFNQSLHDRHRVAIASARAGNVIGGGDWAQDRLIPDIMRAISENTPVIIRNPHAIRPWQHVLEPLSGYLLLAQRLCDEGRGYCEAWNFGPNDEDAKPVQWVVGKLSENWGECAGWVLDTADHPHEAHHLKLDCSKAKMRLNWRPKWRLASTLEHIVSWHKAHRAGEDMNAFTINQITDYTEME; encoded by the coding sequence ATGATTATCAACGGCGAATTCTGGTCGGGCAAGCGCGTTTTTATTACCGGTCATACCGGTTTTAAAGGTGGCTGGCTGAGCTTGTTGCTGCAGAAGCTGGGCGCGGACGTAACCGGCTATGCGCTGCAGCCCCCGTCCACGCCGAACTTATTCGAAACGGCGCGGGTTGCAGACGGCATGCAATCGATAATCGATGATATTCGAAATGGCGAACGGCTGGCGGCAGCCATGCGGCAAGCCGTTCCCGATATTGTCATTCACATGGCGGCGCAGCCTTTGGTGCGCTATTCATACGCCAACCCGGTTGAAACCTATTCAACCAATGTGATGGGGACGGTACACTTATTCGAAGCAGTCAGACAGACGCCCAGCGTACGCGCGGTCGTCAATGTTACCAGCGACAAGTGTTATGAAAACCGCGAGTGGGCTTGGGGTTACCGTGAAGACGAAGCCATGGGCGGCCATGACCCGTATAGCAGCAGCAAAGGGTGCGCGGAGTTGGTTACTGCCGCCTACCGCAACTCATTTTTCAATCAGTCCCTGCATGATCGGCATCGGGTGGCGATTGCCAGCGCCAGAGCCGGAAATGTTATCGGAGGCGGAGATTGGGCGCAGGACCGATTGATTCCGGATATTATGCGCGCCATATCCGAAAATACCCCGGTCATTATTCGGAATCCCCACGCCATCAGGCCATGGCAGCATGTGCTGGAACCTCTTTCCGGCTATTTGCTGCTCGCGCAACGGCTCTGCGATGAAGGCCGCGGTTACTGTGAAGCATGGAATTTCGGCCCCAACGACGAAGACGCCAAACCGGTGCAGTGGGTGGTTGGCAAGCTCTCGGAAAATTGGGGCGAATGCGCGGGCTGGGTGCTGGATACGGCGGATCACCCTCATGAAGCGCATCACCTCAAACTCGACTGTTCCAAAGCGAAAATGCGTTTAAACTGGCGTCCGAAATGGCGGCTGGCCAGTACATTGGAGCATATAGTCTCCTGGCATAAAGCGCATCGCGCCGGGGAAGACATGAACGCGTTTACAATAAATCAAATTACCGATTATACCGAGATGGAATGA
- a CDS encoding antibiotic biosynthesis monooxygenase family protein: MFIAMNRFKITPGKEDEFIAVWKNRESQLDKVSGFQQFHLLQGPSTDEHTLFASHVIWDTREAFDAWVHSEAFRQAHANAGGTKGLYLGPPQFEGFEVVL, translated from the coding sequence ATGTTTATTGCGATGAATCGTTTCAAGATCACACCCGGCAAGGAAGATGAGTTTATAGCCGTATGGAAAAACCGCGAATCGCAACTGGACAAGGTGTCCGGGTTTCAGCAGTTTCACTTGCTGCAAGGGCCGTCAACCGATGAGCATACCTTGTTTGCATCGCATGTGATCTGGGATACGCGCGAGGCTTTCGACGCCTGGGTGCATTCGGAAGCTTTCCGCCAGGCGCACGCCAACGCCGGCGGTACCAAAGGACTCTATCTGGGGCCGCCTCAGTTCGAGGGCTTTGAGGTTGTGCTTTAG
- the fae gene encoding formaldehyde-activating enzyme produces MGKVNKLLVGEALCGGGNEIAHIDLIMGPRGSAAEAAFANTLTNNKDGFTSLLAVVAPNLLCKPNTVMFNKVTIKNGKQATQMFGPAQRGVAMAVADCVEDGTIPADEADDLFICVGVFIHWLAEDDAKIQDYNYEATKLSIKRAIAGEPKAVDVVARKATEGHPFAAHN; encoded by the coding sequence ATGGGAAAAGTTAACAAGTTGCTGGTCGGCGAAGCATTGTGTGGCGGCGGTAATGAAATCGCTCATATCGATCTGATCATGGGACCGCGCGGCAGCGCCGCTGAAGCGGCTTTCGCCAACACCTTGACCAACAACAAGGACGGCTTTACGTCGCTGCTGGCTGTGGTTGCTCCCAACCTGCTGTGCAAGCCGAACACGGTTATGTTCAACAAGGTCACCATCAAGAACGGCAAACAGGCAACCCAGATGTTCGGACCTGCTCAGCGCGGCGTTGCAATGGCTGTGGCCGATTGTGTTGAAGACGGCACTATCCCGGCTGACGAAGCGGACGACCTGTTCATTTGCGTAGGCGTATTCATTCACTGGCTGGCTGAAGACGACGCTAAAATCCAGGATTACAACTACGAAGCAACCAAGCTGTCCATCAAGCGCGCCATTGCCGGCGAGCCGAAGGCTGTTGACGTTGTTGCCAGAAAGGCTACCGAAGGTCACCCATTCGCTGCTCATAACTAA
- a CDS encoding triphosphoribosyl-dephospho-CoA synthase — translation MSPMLPAQALETAFIESCECELQAFKPGNVSVYSEAHDMTVEDFRVSARVSAPFLADYRLSLGEKIVRAVRATRAAVRCNTNLGILLLAAPLMQACQIDGDSGNLRERLNRVLEETTVDDCAQVYEAIREAAPGGLGEVDAQDVQNTAPQITLYEAMKLAAERDRIAYQYTVSFKDIFDFAIPRYHSGTSRWGDEAWAAVFVFSGLLEKIPDTHIQRKFGNRFTGMVTERMTALNRMLSQSDRPEVAMQLLYEVDTEFKSSGVNPGTTADLTVACLLAVRLENLLCRCVGSLRRDSMDA, via the coding sequence ATGAGCCCGATGTTGCCGGCGCAGGCGCTGGAAACCGCGTTTATCGAATCCTGCGAGTGCGAGCTGCAGGCGTTCAAACCGGGTAATGTCAGTGTTTACTCCGAAGCGCACGATATGACGGTCGAGGATTTTCGCGTGAGCGCGCGCGTAAGCGCGCCTTTTCTTGCCGATTACCGTTTGTCCCTCGGGGAAAAAATAGTACGGGCGGTACGCGCCACGCGCGCCGCTGTGAGGTGCAATACCAATCTGGGCATCCTGCTGCTGGCCGCTCCGCTGATGCAGGCTTGTCAGATTGATGGAGACAGTGGAAATTTGCGTGAACGTCTGAACAGGGTTCTGGAAGAAACAACGGTGGATGATTGCGCCCAGGTTTACGAAGCCATACGCGAGGCAGCGCCGGGCGGTCTGGGGGAGGTTGACGCACAGGATGTACAAAATACCGCTCCGCAAATCACTCTGTATGAGGCCATGAAACTGGCTGCGGAGCGGGATCGCATCGCTTATCAATACACTGTCTCCTTTAAAGATATTTTTGATTTCGCAATTCCGCGTTATCATAGTGGGACATCCCGATGGGGGGATGAAGCGTGGGCTGCGGTATTCGTGTTTTCAGGGCTGCTGGAAAAGATTCCTGATACGCATATCCAGCGCAAGTTTGGGAACCGGTTCACCGGGATGGTGACGGAGCGTATGACAGCGCTTAACCGTATGCTGTCTCAATCCGACAGGCCCGAAGTGGCCATGCAGTTGCTTTATGAGGTAGATACAGAGTTTAAGTCTTCCGGAGTAAATCCGGGTACAACCGCGGATCTCACGGTAGCGTGTCTTCTGGCAGTGCGCCTGGAAAATCTGTTGTGTCGGTGTGTTGGTTCGTTGCGCAGGGATTCAATGGATGCTTAA
- a CDS encoding ATP-grasp domain-containing protein: MGRVAIVTDDPGWHGSRLKLAFGVRGFEACYVSLTACRLNLDGEGAPISIPGFDAQLPSGVFVRGVPGGSLQQVSFFLDILHGLAFLGVPVYNDARSIERTVDKGMTSFLLHCADIPTPPAWVCNDRDMAISIAVRELEQGHQLVSKPLFGSQGEGVQRYRSLDDLEGLAESNGIFYLQRFVDSGSIYHDWRVFVIRGRAVAAMRRCGVSWLNNVAQGAHCEAARLDDDAVLRRLAEDAVAVIGMPYAGVDIIQDEAGRYSVIEVNSVPAWKGLQSVSDVVIADRLADDFLSQCVRQSVLDNVMAQ; the protein is encoded by the coding sequence TTGGGGCGAGTCGCTATTGTTACCGACGATCCGGGATGGCACGGCTCGCGGCTGAAACTGGCGTTCGGCGTACGTGGCTTCGAAGCTTGCTATGTTTCGTTGACAGCGTGCCGTCTCAATCTGGACGGCGAAGGCGCACCGATCTCGATACCTGGATTCGATGCGCAGTTGCCATCAGGCGTGTTCGTACGTGGGGTGCCGGGAGGCTCGCTGCAGCAGGTCAGTTTTTTTCTGGACATATTGCACGGCCTCGCTTTTCTGGGCGTTCCCGTATATAACGACGCGCGTTCGATAGAGCGGACTGTGGATAAAGGCATGACCAGTTTTCTGTTGCATTGCGCAGATATTCCGACGCCGCCGGCATGGGTTTGTAACGATCGAGATATGGCGATAAGCATTGCTGTGCGCGAGCTGGAGCAGGGTCATCAGCTTGTTTCCAAGCCGCTGTTCGGATCGCAGGGCGAGGGGGTGCAACGTTACCGTTCGCTTGATGATCTGGAGGGGCTGGCCGAGAGCAACGGCATTTTTTATCTGCAGCGCTTTGTCGACAGCGGTTCGATATACCATGACTGGCGCGTATTTGTGATACGCGGCAGGGCGGTGGCCGCGATGCGCAGATGCGGCGTTTCCTGGCTGAACAATGTCGCGCAGGGCGCGCATTGCGAGGCGGCGCGGCTGGACGACGATGCCGTGCTGCGCCGTTTGGCGGAGGATGCCGTCGCTGTCATCGGGATGCCGTACGCCGGCGTGGACATTATCCAGGATGAGGCGGGACGCTATAGCGTCATAGAGGTCAACAGCGTGCCGGCATGGAAAGGCTTGCAAAGCGTTAGCGACGTCGTGATCGCCGACCGGCTCGCGGATGATTTTTTATCGCAGTGCGTGCGGCAATCCGTGCTCGATAACGTCATGGCGCAATGA
- the mch gene encoding methenyltetrahydromethanopterin cyclohydrolase codes for MSTPISVNAYAMPIVRHLVANADQYRLNISRLGNGAIIIDAGIQSPGSLEAGRLIAEICMGGLAKVTLTHSSTFRLWPLMVNVHSTNPVLSCLGSQYAGWSLSHGEGKGAFHALGSGPARAMAVKKRSGADEPVEALYNELAYRDRGEETVIVLEVDKIPPVELIDKVAAATQLPPEQITVILTPTSSLAGCMQVVARVLEVSLHKAHSLHFPLEHIVDGTGYAPVPPPHPDFIKAMGRTNDAILFGGTVHLFVKGSDDAAEALANNLPSSVSRDYGKPFAEIFKEYKYDFFKVDAMLFSPARVIVTAIESGRSFHAGALDEALLDRSFGE; via the coding sequence ATGTCTACACCCATTAGCGTCAATGCCTATGCCATGCCGATTGTGCGGCACCTGGTTGCCAACGCCGACCAGTATCGCCTGAATATCAGCAGACTGGGAAACGGCGCAATCATTATCGATGCCGGCATCCAGAGTCCGGGGTCGCTCGAAGCAGGGCGCCTTATTGCGGAAATCTGCATGGGCGGGCTGGCTAAGGTAACGCTGACGCACAGCAGCACGTTTAGACTATGGCCGCTGATGGTCAACGTGCATTCCACCAACCCGGTTCTTTCCTGTCTTGGGAGCCAATATGCCGGCTGGAGCCTGTCGCATGGTGAAGGCAAAGGCGCTTTTCATGCGCTCGGTTCAGGTCCCGCGCGTGCGATGGCGGTTAAAAAGAGGAGTGGGGCCGATGAGCCGGTGGAAGCGCTTTACAATGAACTGGCCTACCGTGATCGGGGGGAAGAGACGGTTATCGTGCTGGAGGTCGACAAAATACCGCCGGTTGAACTGATAGACAAGGTTGCCGCCGCCACTCAGCTTCCCCCTGAGCAGATTACCGTTATTCTGACGCCTACCAGCAGTCTGGCCGGCTGCATGCAGGTGGTGGCGCGCGTGCTCGAAGTATCGCTGCACAAGGCGCACTCGCTGCATTTTCCGTTGGAGCACATCGTCGACGGTACCGGCTATGCTCCGGTACCTCCGCCTCATCCCGATTTCATCAAGGCGATGGGGCGTACCAACGACGCCATTTTGTTTGGCGGCACCGTCCATTTGTTTGTGAAAGGCAGTGACGATGCAGCGGAAGCTCTGGCAAATAATCTGCCGAGCTCGGTTTCGCGCGATTATGGCAAGCCGTTTGCCGAAATATTCAAGGAATATAAATACGACTTTTTCAAAGTCGACGCCATGCTGTTCAGTCCGGCGCGCGTCATTGTGACCGCGATCGAGTCGGGACGCAGCTTCCATGCCGGCGCTTTGGACGAAGCTTTGCTGGATCGCTCTTTCGGAGAGTGA
- a CDS encoding ATP-grasp domain-containing protein → MMARSLARAGIRANAIDRFGDADLCAYVNRHVRLDLNEEQALQQTVDLLAPPGCGHGLIIGSGVDMYPQRVRRFAEGRTLLGNSPEILAQINTPSAFFELLDRLSIAYPETSCLPPVNADGWLFKRGCSEGGKGVAFCAPKHLVPTDNRAPNISYGYFQRYIPGEAMSALFLAHAGRAQVFGFNTLWCETTPDTPFLFAGAVSCADLTHAQRDQVCDYIERIVAACALVGLNSLDFVLDQGRVRVLELNPRPSATLMLYDELLPEGLMWMHIQACRGNVAQAWAKDGRVRAFRIVYAPRAMIVPFGFSWPAWCFDRPDAGARIAGNEPLCTITTQHTVLKISDAASAAILLEQRALALLASLGDCSCAIN, encoded by the coding sequence ATGATGGCGCGCTCGCTGGCGCGGGCCGGTATCAGAGCGAACGCGATTGATCGTTTCGGCGATGCGGATTTGTGCGCATATGTGAACCGGCATGTACGATTGGATCTGAACGAAGAGCAAGCCTTGCAGCAAACCGTAGACTTGCTGGCTCCGCCGGGCTGCGGTCATGGTCTGATAATCGGCAGCGGCGTCGATATGTATCCGCAGCGGGTAAGGCGATTCGCCGAAGGGCGTACGTTGCTGGGTAATAGCCCGGAAATTCTGGCGCAGATCAATACGCCGTCCGCCTTTTTCGAATTGCTGGATCGCTTGTCCATTGCTTATCCGGAAACAAGCTGTTTACCACCAGTGAATGCGGATGGCTGGCTATTCAAACGCGGTTGCAGCGAGGGCGGCAAGGGTGTAGCCTTCTGCGCACCGAAGCACTTGGTCCCGACGGATAATAGGGCGCCAAATATATCCTACGGTTACTTTCAGCGCTATATTCCGGGCGAGGCGATGTCTGCTTTGTTCCTGGCGCATGCGGGTCGGGCGCAAGTTTTCGGCTTTAACACGCTCTGGTGCGAAACGACGCCCGATACGCCTTTTTTGTTCGCGGGCGCGGTGAGCTGTGCTGATTTGACGCATGCGCAACGAGATCAGGTCTGCGATTATATAGAGCGTATCGTTGCAGCGTGCGCGCTGGTGGGTTTGAACAGCCTGGACTTTGTGCTGGATCAAGGCCGGGTGCGCGTGCTGGAGTTGAACCCTCGTCCGAGCGCAACCTTGATGTTGTACGACGAGTTGTTGCCCGAAGGGTTGATGTGGATGCACATCCAGGCTTGCAGGGGCAACGTTGCGCAGGCTTGGGCCAAAGACGGTCGTGTAAGGGCGTTTCGGATAGTATACGCACCGCGCGCCATGATTGTACCTTTTGGGTTTTCCTGGCCGGCATGGTGTTTTGATCGCCCTGATGCTGGCGCGCGGATTGCCGGGAACGAGCCATTATGCACAATAACGACGCAGCATACGGTATTAAAGATTTCCGATGCGGCGTCGGCCGCAATTTTGCTGGAACAGCGCGCGCTGGCGCTGCTGGCCTCGCTGGGAGATTGCTCCTGCGCCATAAATTGA